CGCCGAACGCCTTGTTCAGCTCGGTGACGATGGTGGTCAGCTGGTCGATTCCGCTGCGGCTGAGCAGTGCTCCGAAGGTGGCCAGCGCGCCCTCGATCTGGGGTCCCACCTCGGTGCGGTTGGACGGGATCACGTCACCGTCGTCGAGCACGGCGCCCGACGGCTGCGTCGGCGCGCTGAGCCGGACGAACGGATTGCCCAGGGCGGACGGGAGTTCCACGCGCGCCACACTGTTCTTGGGCAGTCTGGCGTCGGTCTGCAGACTCAGTTGTACCGATGCCCCCGCGGCGGCCATGCTCATGGATTTGACTCTGCCGATCACTCGTTGGCCGTTGCGCACGTCTGCACCGATGGTGATGCCGTCGGCGGTGGGCAGCAGCACCGTCACCGTCATCGCGGTGCCCGGAGCGTCGCGGCCCAGCGGCAGATCCTGGATGCCGGCATCGGAAACTCCGTACAGCACAACGGCACCCAGGCCGGCGGCGCAACACAGCGCGGCGGTGGTCGCGGTCGGTTTAGCCATGCGCGCTCACCTCGGGTATTTCGGGTTCGGCGGCGGCGATTGACCGGTGACGGCGGTGATGAACCCCAACGGATCCGACCGGCTGATCGGGTAGGAGACCGGGTTGGTGATTCCGGCGCCCGTGCACATCGGCAGCAGGTAGGTCTCGCAGAAATGCTGGGCGGCGGCGAACTGGGTCAGCACCGTGGACACGTTGAGCCGGATCCGCCCCCGACGGTCCGGCCCGACCGTCGCCGACAGGTTCTGCATCATCAGCGGCACCAGGTCCATGAATTCGGCCAGCGCGGGGCGTTTGGCCGTCAGCACCTCACCGACGGCGTTCAGGTTGGCCGCCACCGCGCCCAAGTCGTTGCCGTGGGTGGCGGTGAAGGTGTTGACCTGGTCGAGCACCACCTTCAGATCGTTCATCGAGCCGGTGATGTCCGGATCCTGATCGGCCCAGCTCTGTCCCAGCTCGCCGAGTTGTTCGACCAGCGTGTTCAACGACACCTGGCGCCGCTCGAACGCGTTCGTCAACGCGGTCAGATTGTCGACCAGGGCGCCGATGTCCTCGGCTCGGGCACCCAGCACGCCGGTGGCGGAGCTGAGGTTTCGAATCGCGGCGTTGAACTGCTTGCCTTGGCCGCGCCACTGTTCGGTGCCGCGGGCCAGCACTTCACCGAGGTCGCCCTGCTGCGGGCCGAGCGCCGCGGTCAGGGTGTTGAGGCTGCCGAGCATGCTGTCGAACGTGATGGGCGCGTGGGTGCGCTCGGCCGGGATGACGTGTCCGCTGCGCAGCGTCGGGCCGCTACCGCGGTACGCCGGACCGAGTTCCACGCTGCGGTCGCTGATCAGCGCGGGGCTGACCACGTAGGCGTCCACTTCGGGAGGTAGCGCGACGTTGCCGGGCAGGCTCATGCTGACGCGCACCGTGGTGCCTTGTGGATGTACGTCGGTGACACGTCCGACCGGCACGCCCAGCACGGTGACCTTGCTGCCGGGGTAGATGCCGTTGACGTAGTTGAAGTCTGCGTGCACGGTGGTCGAGTTGTCGGTGTGGCCGAAGGTGAACCACGCTGCGGCCAGCAGCGCTGGCACCGTTGCGGTTAGCACCGCCCAACGCCGGCCGTTCATCGGCACTCCCGTTGAATGTTCAACGCGCACAACAGGTTGTCCGGCATCACCAGGGAGGGCGAATTGACGTCGGCCCAGTTGCCGGTGCCGGTCGCGTTGACCACCGCGCGGATCGCCGGTGGCATCTTCAGCAGGATCGCGTCGATCTTGTCCGCGTTGGACTTCAGGGTCCCGGTCACCCGGGTCAGGCCGGCGGTAAGCGCCTGGAAGTCAGACTGTTTCGCGGTGTATACCGTCGACAGCTGCGCCAGGACCGCCCGCAGGTTCGCGGCGATCCGGGTCAGCGCCTCGCGGCGGGCGGCCAGGGCGGCGACGATGTGGGCGGCGTTGCCCGCGGTGTCGGCCAGCGTGTCGGTCTGGCGCGTCAACAGCTCCGACAGCGAGCGAAAGACGCGCAGCATCTGGTCGACCTTGTCGCCGTTGCGAGCGAAACCGGCACTGGCCGCGCCGATTCCGGCGAGCGCGGCGCCGAGCTCCTCGTTGTCGCCGGGCATCGACGCGATCAGGGTTCGCATCGTCTCGGCCAGCGTGCGTTGCTCGACGCCGGATGCGGACTCCTCGGCTTTGCGCCCGACGTCGTCGAAGCTGTAGGGCACCGTGGTGCGGGACAGCGGGATGAGCGTGGCGCTGTGCGGGTCGACGGTTCCGGCGGGCATCACGTCCAGGAACCGCTTACCCAACACGGTGCGCAGTCGCACCGTGGCGGTGGTCTGGTTGCCCAGTGCCTGACCGTTGTCCAGCCGGAAGGCGACGCGGACGTGATCGCCTGCCAATTCGACGTTTTCCACCCGTCCGGCCGGCACGCCGGCCACGTACACCGGTTCACCGCTGCTCAGTCCCGCTGCGTTGGCCAGTTCGGCCGCGCAGGCATCGGTGCGCGCGTAATACCAGACACGCGGGATGCCGATCGAGATCAGCATCGCGGTGATCAGCGTGAACGTTCCGATCGAGCCCAGCGCCAGCGGGATCGACGGATTGTGGCGCCGCTTGTCGACGAACAGGAAGATCACCACACCGACGAACAGGTCGATGAGTTTGACCAGGACCATCACAGGCACACCTCGGAATGTCTGCGGCCGAAGATGTTCGCCTCGTGCCGGGAGATCTTGATGGTGAAGTTGCACAGGTAGAGGCTGACGAAGCCGCCATAGCTGGTGGTGTGGTTGATGGCGTCACCGAATTGCGGCAGGTTGCCCAGCAGTCGGGTGAACTCGTCGGTGCTGGGCTCCCAAGTGTCCAGCATCGTCTTGAGTTCGCTGACGCTGGTGGCGTACGCGGCACCCGAGGCTGCCACCGTGTTGCCCAGGGTGGCCAACACCGCGTTGCCCTGGTCGATCAGCAGCTCGAGTTTGCCGCCGTCGGCGACGGTGGAGGTCAGCCGGTGCAGGCCGTCGAGCAACTCCTCGAGCCGGGGTTGGCGAACCTTGACCGTCTGGACCAGTGCGGCGAGGTTGTCGATCAGCCGGGCGAACACGTCGTCTCGGGTAGCCAATGACGTTGTGATGGTGGCGATCTGGGTGATCAGCGTGGCCAGCGTCTGGGTTTGGCCGCTGAAGGTCTCGACGAAGCCGCGGGTCAAGGTGTTCACCTGCGCGGGCTGCAGCGAGTCGAAGAGCGGTTTGAACCCGTTCAGCAGTGCGGTGAGGTCCACCGCGGGAGCGGTCTGGCTCAGCGGGATGACCGCACCGGCGCCCAGCGGCTTGGTCTCGTTGCCGGTGGACAGTTTGCTGATGCCGCCGTCCGGGTCGGACAGCGCGACGTATCGGGCGCCGAGCATGTCGCCATACCGTACTGCAGCCGTAACATGTTGGGAGAGAGGGTAATTGGATTGGACCTCGACTCCGACGTCGGCACGTCTGGTGCCGTCCCCGTTGGGGGCCGAGCGGATCGAGTCGACTCGGCCGATCCGGACGCCGTTCATGGTGACCGGGTTGCCGACGTTGAGACCTTCCACGCTGCTGAACTCGACGACGTAATGCACGGTGGGCCCGTGCACGGGCGTCGACAAGGTGTTGACCACCAGGACGGCCGATGCCACCCCGGCGGTGACGAACGTGCCCAATTTGGCCAGGGCGGGTGATTCGATCTTCATCCGAGCCGCACCTCGGTGCCGCGCACCAGGGGTCCCAGCATCAGTACCGTCGCGATGCTGGGCCGCGTCGAGGGTCCGCCGCCCAGTAACCGGTCCTGCAAGACGGTGAGCGCGTGCGACTGATCCTCGGCGTCAACGACATTGGCCGACGGCGCGACGTGTGGTCCGGGCTGCCCCGCCGCGTCGGCCGGCAGATGGGGGTCGGGCAGCACGAAGGGCGTCACCGGCAGGTCGGCGCGCGGAAGCTGGTAGGGATCGGTGGAGCGTGGCGGAGCCGGGCCGTCCGGCCCGGCTTCGGCGCAGTGCGCGCCGCGGCTGAGCCCGTAGACCGGGCAGTCCTGCTCGGTGTAGGGCATCGGCCCGGCGAAGGTGCCGACGGCGGTGATGCTGAACTTTCCGGTCGCGAAGACCCGTGCTGCGCCGGCACCGAAAGCCTGTGCGCCGGCCAGAGTGTCGAGCAGGCCCACGGGCTGGGCGCCCGCCGTCGCGAGGATTTTCCCGGCGGAGTCGACGACGGTGATGAGCTGTTCGCGGTGGTCGGCCAGAAATGACGTGAACACTCCGGCGAAGCGGGCCAGTGCGTCGGCGGCGCGGCCGATGTTCTGCCGGTCGTCTGCCATCCTGTTGGACACCGAGGTGGCCGCGGCCAGGGTCTTGACGATGTCGGGGGTGGCGGTGTGCAGGGAGTCCAGCACGGCGCGGAATTGCGGTGTGGCATCCAGAAACGCGGTCAGCGACGGAGTCAGGACGCGTGCGCTGTCGCTGAGATCGTCGATCATCGAGCCGATCTCGGTTCCGCGGTCGCGCAGAGCCTGACTGATCGCGGCGAGGGCGACCTGCATGCGCTCCGGCTTGATCTGC
The nucleotide sequence above comes from Mycobacterium kiyosense. Encoded proteins:
- a CDS encoding mammalian cell entry protein, encoding MVLVKLIDLFVGVVIFLFVDKRRHNPSIPLALGSIGTFTLITAMLISIGIPRVWYYARTDACAAELANAAGLSSGEPVYVAGVPAGRVENVELAGDHVRVAFRLDNGQALGNQTTATVRLRTVLGKRFLDVMPAGTVDPHSATLIPLSRTTVPYSFDDVGRKAEESASGVEQRTLAETMRTLIASMPGDNEELGAALAGIGAASAGFARNGDKVDQMLRVFRSLSELLTRQTDTLADTAGNAAHIVAALAARREALTRIAANLRAVLAQLSTVYTAKQSDFQALTAGLTRVTGTLKSNADKIDAILLKMPPAIRAVVNATGTGNWADVNSPSLVMPDNLLCALNIQRECR
- a CDS encoding ABC transporter substrate-binding protein — protein: MKIESPALAKLGTFVTAGVASAVLVVNTLSTPVHGPTVHYVVEFSSVEGLNVGNPVTMNGVRIGRVDSIRSAPNGDGTRRADVGVEVQSNYPLSQHVTAAVRYGDMLGARYVALSDPDGGISKLSTGNETKPLGAGAVIPLSQTAPAVDLTALLNGFKPLFDSLQPAQVNTLTRGFVETFSGQTQTLATLITQIATITTSLATRDDVFARLIDNLAALVQTVKVRQPRLEELLDGLHRLTSTVADGGKLELLIDQGNAVLATLGNTVAASGAAYATSVSELKTMLDTWEPSTDEFTRLLGNLPQFGDAINHTTSYGGFVSLYLCNFTIKISRHEANIFGRRHSEVCL
- a CDS encoding mammalian cell entry protein, coding for MGTLLVARASGRLERSTDVFVGVPVSAGMITSQSPVRYHGVNVGRIADIESGTETSKVRLAIRDDMLAKIPDSVVARVVPRTFFGDIYLQLVDAGRRSAQPLSRGHQVAMDTGADAMALYDVFTKVVALFSQIKPERMQVALAAISQALRDRGTEIGSMIDDLSDSARVLTPSLTAFLDATPQFRAVLDSLHTATPDIVKTLAAATSVSNRMADDRQNIGRAADALARFAGVFTSFLADHREQLITVVDSAGKILATAGAQPVGLLDTLAGAQAFGAGAARVFATGKFSITAVGTFAGPMPYTEQDCPVYGLSRGAHCAEAGPDGPAPPRSTDPYQLPRADLPVTPFVLPDPHLPADAAGQPGPHVAPSANVVDAEDQSHALTVLQDRLLGGGPSTRPSIATVLMLGPLVRGTEVRLG